A genome region from Nocardia sp. NBC_01730 includes the following:
- a CDS encoding heavy-metal-associated domain-containing protein: MPTTTYTVTGMTCGHCVSSVKTEIGKIDGVTGVDVDLASGAVRVDSTTPIPTGTITAAVDEAGYQLAV; encoded by the coding sequence ATGCCCACCACCACCTATACCGTCACGGGGATGACCTGCGGGCACTGCGTCAGCTCCGTCAAGACCGAGATCGGGAAGATCGACGGCGTCACCGGCGTCGACGTCGACCTCGCCAGCGGCGCGGTCCGAGTCGACAGCACCACCCCGATCCCCACCGGCACGATCACCGCCGCTGTAGACGAAGCCGGCTACCAACTCGCCGTCTGA
- a CDS encoding Abi-alpha family protein, with protein sequence MAVAGPDGGDIEAVEHPDATETNAGPSREIARRPASDVMHASELPTRISVPVATVRAATGVALVAWTAVAEATAWGVGTVVGVASTVVRRSIEGAPPREVFTEAEAEVRDAMRKALGLPTTPETPVQDGVPTLREQGAALLRLSASTHDEDENHPAFAGMLAELTPDEARILRFLHLDGPQPSIDVRTGRPRALGGERIGSMLTLIGEQAGLRFPNRIQQYLTNLRRLGLVEHAREPIGNPNRYQLLEAQSLVREMLKRSGFGTKVIYRSVVLTDFGKDFVRTCLPVAVQDGRASGH encoded by the coding sequence ATGGCTGTAGCGGGTCCGGACGGCGGCGACATCGAAGCCGTCGAGCACCCCGACGCGACGGAGACGAACGCCGGGCCATCCCGGGAGATCGCGCGGCGGCCCGCCTCGGACGTCATGCACGCCAGCGAATTACCCACGCGGATATCGGTTCCCGTGGCCACCGTGCGTGCGGCGACCGGTGTCGCCCTGGTCGCATGGACCGCCGTCGCCGAGGCCACCGCCTGGGGTGTCGGCACCGTGGTCGGCGTCGCCTCGACCGTCGTGCGGCGCAGCATCGAGGGCGCGCCGCCCCGAGAAGTATTCACCGAGGCCGAGGCCGAGGTGCGCGACGCGATGCGCAAGGCGCTCGGGCTGCCCACAACCCCGGAAACGCCGGTGCAGGACGGTGTGCCGACGCTGCGCGAGCAGGGCGCCGCGCTGCTGCGTTTGTCGGCGAGCACGCACGACGAGGACGAGAACCACCCGGCCTTCGCGGGCATGCTCGCCGAACTGACCCCGGACGAGGCGCGCATTCTGCGTTTCTTGCATCTGGACGGACCGCAGCCCTCGATCGACGTCCGCACCGGGCGTCCCCGTGCGCTCGGCGGGGAACGCATCGGCTCGATGCTCACGCTGATCGGCGAGCAGGCGGGCCTGCGCTTCCCGAACCGGATCCAGCAGTACCTGACCAACTTGCGCAGGCTCGGCCTGGTCGAGCACGCGCGCGAGCCGATCGGCAATCCGAACCGCTACCAGCTGTTGGAGGCGCAGTCGCTGGTGCGGGAGATGCTGAAGCGCTCCGGGTTCGGTACCAAGGTGATCTACCGCAGCGTGGTGCTCACCGACTTCGGCAAGGACTTCGTGCGGACCTGCCTGCCGGTGGCCGTGCAGGACGGACGCGCCTCCGGGCATTAG
- a CDS encoding Abi-alpha family protein — translation MADDRTGQDVARAGSRAVERGSDVEQRQISNEARLIRGVFRAAGLAAGTVVRGGQWAVGTTVDVTKEITQAALDGESSAEIAERTGNALRSIARSALGVTEGSVREVVSYVPTSNGPGSQQALGVGSHLRSASTEELRRRGDALLARSADVYFTEDVHPAYDRILDQLAPDEARMLRFMALNGPQPSVDVRTNRPLGIGSELVQGDLTSVPEQAGVRYPDRARSYLINLNRLGLTLTSDDPVVLSRYMVLEVQPMVEAALKKAGRAPKIVRKSLRLTEFGEDFCHTCFTIGS, via the coding sequence GTGGCAGACGACAGGACCGGACAGGACGTGGCCCGGGCCGGTTCCCGTGCCGTCGAGCGCGGCTCGGATGTCGAACAGCGGCAGATCAGCAACGAGGCGCGACTGATCCGCGGCGTGTTCCGTGCGGCAGGACTGGCCGCGGGCACGGTCGTGCGCGGTGGTCAGTGGGCCGTCGGCACCACCGTCGACGTGACCAAGGAGATCACCCAGGCAGCGCTGGACGGCGAGTCGTCGGCAGAGATCGCCGAACGGACCGGAAACGCGTTGCGCTCCATAGCCCGCAGTGCGCTCGGCGTCACCGAGGGGTCGGTGCGCGAGGTCGTCAGCTATGTGCCGACGTCCAACGGTCCAGGCTCCCAGCAGGCGCTGGGAGTCGGCTCGCACCTCCGCTCGGCGAGCACGGAGGAACTGCGCCGCCGCGGCGACGCACTGCTGGCCAGGTCCGCGGATGTGTACTTCACCGAGGACGTGCACCCGGCCTACGACCGCATCCTCGACCAGCTCGCTCCTGACGAGGCGCGCATGCTGCGCTTCATGGCGCTCAACGGTCCGCAACCGTCGGTCGACGTGCGCACCAACCGCCCGCTCGGCATCGGCTCGGAGCTGGTGCAGGGCGATCTCACCTCCGTGCCCGAGCAGGCGGGCGTGCGGTACCCGGATCGCGCACGTTCTTATCTGATCAACCTCAACCGCCTCGGACTGACGCTGACCTCCGACGATCCGGTGGTATTGAGCCGGTACATGGTGCTCGAGGTGCAGCCTATGGTGGAGGCGGCGCTGAAAAAGGCGGGCCGGGCGCCCAAAATAGTGCGCAAGAGTCTGCGGCTCACCGAGTTCGGCGAGGACTTCTGCCACACATGCTTCACCATCGGAAGTTGA
- a CDS encoding ABC-F family ATP-binding cassette domain-containing protein: MSNLINLEQVHKSFGIAPLLDNVSLGVHAGERIGVVGLNGGGKTTLLEVLTGIEEPDSGRVSRVGGLRSAVVTQRGVLPEGSTVGSVVLAGLADDAMTDDVAEHEWAANPRIRSVLDGIGIADLGMDAPVDNLSGGERRRVALAAALVRELDLLVLDEPTNHLDVEGVQWLAEHLLSRRSALVVVTHDRWFLDTVATNTWEVVGGKVESYEGGYGDWIFARAERARQSDASEARRRNLARKELAWLRRGPQARTSKPRYRVEAAEALIADVPPPRDSVSLAAFARKRLGRVVIELEDATLATPDGRELVRDLTWRLAPGERVGLVGVNGSGKTTLLRALAGDDGANGTVLAEGKRIQGQTVQIGWLRQELDDLPTNLRVLEAVQQVAQRIMLGDKEVSAGQLAERLGFSPARQRTPVGDLSGGERRRLQLTRILMSEPNVLLLDEPTNDLDIDTLQQLEDLLDNWAGTLVVISHDRYLIERICDSTWALFGDGKLTNLPGGIEEYLNKRAALSAGPVRATAPEAKPVDASATDSATYRAARKELTRLERAIDKLSDREQRLHAALADAATDRNRLVTLGAELEQVLAEKETVEERWLELADSV, translated from the coding sequence ATGTCCAACCTGATCAATCTCGAACAGGTCCACAAGAGCTTCGGGATCGCCCCGCTCCTGGACAATGTGTCGCTCGGCGTGCACGCGGGCGAACGGATCGGCGTCGTCGGCCTCAACGGTGGCGGAAAGACCACCCTGCTCGAGGTGCTCACCGGAATCGAGGAGCCCGACAGCGGCCGGGTCAGCAGGGTCGGCGGCCTGCGCTCGGCGGTGGTGACGCAGCGCGGCGTGCTGCCCGAGGGCTCGACCGTCGGCTCTGTGGTGCTGGCCGGCCTGGCCGACGACGCCATGACCGACGATGTGGCCGAACACGAATGGGCCGCCAACCCCCGCATCCGCTCGGTGCTGGACGGCATCGGCATCGCCGATCTCGGCATGGACGCCCCGGTCGACAATCTTTCCGGCGGCGAGCGCCGCCGGGTCGCGCTCGCTGCCGCGCTGGTGCGCGAACTCGACCTGCTCGTGCTGGACGAGCCGACCAACCACCTCGACGTGGAAGGCGTGCAGTGGCTGGCCGAGCATCTGCTGAGCCGCCGCAGCGCGCTGGTCGTGGTGACCCACGACCGCTGGTTCCTCGACACCGTCGCCACCAACACCTGGGAGGTGGTCGGCGGCAAGGTGGAAAGCTACGAGGGCGGTTACGGAGACTGGATCTTCGCCCGCGCCGAGCGTGCCCGCCAGTCGGACGCCTCCGAGGCGCGGCGGCGCAACCTCGCCCGTAAGGAGCTGGCATGGCTGCGGCGCGGCCCGCAGGCGCGCACATCCAAGCCGCGCTATCGGGTAGAGGCCGCGGAGGCGCTGATCGCCGACGTCCCTCCGCCGCGCGACAGCGTCTCGCTGGCCGCCTTCGCGCGAAAGCGCCTCGGTCGCGTGGTGATCGAACTGGAGGACGCCACCCTCGCCACCCCGGACGGCAGGGAACTGGTGCGCGACCTGACGTGGCGGTTGGCGCCGGGGGAGCGGGTCGGTCTGGTCGGCGTCAACGGGTCCGGCAAGACGACGCTGCTGCGCGCGCTGGCCGGAGACGACGGCGCGAACGGCACCGTGCTCGCCGAGGGCAAACGGATCCAGGGCCAGACCGTGCAGATCGGTTGGCTGCGCCAGGAACTCGACGACCTGCCGACGAACCTGCGCGTGTTGGAGGCGGTGCAGCAGGTCGCGCAGCGAATCATGCTCGGCGACAAGGAGGTTTCGGCGGGCCAGCTGGCTGAGCGGCTCGGTTTCAGCCCCGCTCGCCAGCGCACTCCGGTCGGCGACCTGTCCGGTGGCGAGCGCAGGCGCCTGCAGCTGACTCGCATCCTCATGTCCGAGCCGAACGTCCTGCTGCTCGACGAGCCGACCAACGACCTGGATATCGACACTCTGCAACAGCTGGAGGATCTGCTCGATAACTGGGCGGGCACCCTGGTGGTGATCAGCCACGACCGCTATCTGATCGAGCGCATCTGCGACTCGACCTGGGCGCTGTTCGGCGACGGCAAGCTCACCAATCTGCCCGGCGGCATCGAGGAGTATCTGAACAAGCGCGCGGCCCTCAGCGCGGGCCCAGTCCGCGCCACCGCGCCGGAGGCCAAGCCTGTCGACGCCTCTGCCACCGATTCCGCGACTTATCGTGCGGCCCGCAAGGAGCTGACCCGCCTGGAACGCGCGATCGACAAGCTGTCGGACCGGGAACAGCGTCTGCATGCCGCGCTGGCCGACGCCGCCACCGATCGAAACCGGCTGGTCACCTTGGGCGCGGAGCTCGAGCAGGTGCTCGCGGAGAAGGAGACGGTCGAGGAGCGCTGGCTGGAACTGGCCGACAGTGTGTAG
- a CDS encoding DUF445 domain-containing protein, giving the protein MLESVFGIHPTVLLELVTIPLFTGIIGYITNWTGVLMLFKPVAFHGIHVPGLRALYPFLPKRIQVLPLLSYDGRFGWQGIVPSRADKMASIAVDKGLAKLGSVADFYRELEPDKLAEHLAGIADAQIKDIVEEILRREHPQLWYNLPNQVRDMVHARVRQQLPEILRELTEELGANIDQLLDVKQMVIRYFQARPHLLNTLFQVLGAKELRFMQDFGFYFGAPMGAVLVAVLHLTGWSSLVVLPIGGVIIGWVVNWIGINMIFAPAYPKWWCPWRQGLLIKRKSEITDGYAELVSSQVITVANIGDELLNGPRSDRTMQMLEDTLRPAADRALGPARTAVKFVLGSREYDSLQSTLTTEAMAIAPIAFADPEFNIRQGRQINEYIAKQMSALSPPDFVDMLRAAIKQDEWLLFVHGGVLGLFAGYAHILIFGTGVATSWL; this is encoded by the coding sequence GTGTTAGAGAGTGTTTTCGGAATCCACCCCACGGTCCTCCTCGAGCTTGTGACAATCCCGCTTTTCACGGGGATCATCGGCTACATCACCAACTGGACCGGCGTGCTCATGCTCTTCAAGCCGGTCGCCTTCCACGGCATTCACGTTCCTGGCCTGCGCGCGCTATATCCGTTCCTCCCCAAACGAATTCAAGTTTTGCCGCTGCTGAGCTATGACGGCAGATTCGGTTGGCAGGGCATCGTCCCGTCGCGCGCGGACAAGATGGCCAGCATCGCGGTCGACAAGGGCCTTGCCAAACTCGGCAGCGTCGCCGACTTCTACCGCGAGCTGGAACCGGACAAGCTGGCCGAGCATCTAGCCGGCATCGCCGACGCGCAGATCAAGGACATCGTCGAGGAAATCCTGCGGCGCGAACATCCCCAGCTCTGGTATAACCTGCCGAATCAGGTCCGCGACATGGTGCATGCCAGGGTGCGCCAGCAGCTGCCGGAGATCCTGCGCGAGCTCACCGAGGAATTGGGCGCGAATATCGATCAGCTGCTCGATGTGAAGCAGATGGTGATCCGCTACTTCCAGGCCCGCCCGCACCTGCTCAACACACTGTTCCAGGTGCTCGGCGCCAAAGAACTGCGATTCATGCAGGACTTCGGTTTCTACTTCGGCGCGCCCATGGGCGCGGTGTTGGTGGCCGTGCTGCATCTGACCGGATGGTCCAGCCTCGTCGTACTGCCGATCGGCGGCGTGATCATCGGCTGGGTGGTCAACTGGATCGGGATCAACATGATCTTCGCGCCCGCCTATCCGAAGTGGTGGTGCCCGTGGCGGCAGGGTCTACTGATCAAACGCAAATCCGAAATCACCGACGGCTATGCGGAATTGGTGTCCAGCCAGGTGATCACCGTGGCGAATATCGGCGACGAGTTGCTCAACGGCCCGCGCTCCGATCGCACCATGCAGATGCTCGAGGACACTTTGCGCCCCGCCGCCGATCGCGCGCTCGGGCCTGCCCGCACCGCGGTCAAGTTCGTGCTCGGCAGCCGCGAATACGACTCGCTGCAATCGACGCTCACCACCGAGGCCATGGCTATCGCGCCGATCGCGTTCGCCGACCCCGAGTTCAACATCCGCCAAGGTAGGCAGATCAACGAGTACATCGCCAAACAGATGTCGGCGTTGTCGCCCCCGGACTTCGTGGACATGCTGAGAGCCGCCATCAAACAGGATGAATGGTTGCTTTTCGTGCATGGTGGCGTGCTCGGGCTGTTCGCCGGATACGCTCATATCCTGATCTTCGGAACAGGAGTGGCGACATCATGGCTGTAG
- a CDS encoding peptide chain release factor 3, translated as MSASPEGVVAPAPRGLPAEVARRRTFAVISHPDAGKSTLTEALALHARMISEAGAIHGKAGRKSTVSDWMEMEKARGISVSSTALQFNYRAAGSDVDSVINLVDTPGHSDFSEDTYRVLTAVDAAVMLIDAAKGLEPQTLKLFQVCRHRGIPVITVINKWDRPGQAPLELLDEINERIGLTPTPLFLPVGIAGDFRGLLRRGPDGSPLEYIHFTRTAGGATIAPEESLTPESAEAREGEPWTTAVEESELLSAIGQDHDQELFLAGQTSPVIYASAMLNFGVRQLLETLVALAPAPGPRRDVGGNPRDTSDPFSAVVFKVQAGMDAAHRDRLAFMRIVSGEFERGMVVTHAQTGRPFATKYALTVFGRERATVDTAYPGDVVGLVNATALAPGHTLFVDKKVEFPPIPSFAPEHFAVLRAQSAGKYKQFRKAIDQLDSEGVVQVLRNDLRGDASPVLAAVGPMQFEVVTARMLAEFTVETTMEHLGYSLARRTDAASAEDLGRQRGVEVFTRSDGALLALFSDKWRLQYIEKEHPTLTLEPLVATAD; from the coding sequence TTGAGCGCCTCCCCTGAGGGTGTCGTCGCGCCCGCCCCCCGCGGATTACCTGCCGAGGTCGCCCGGCGACGCACGTTCGCGGTCATCTCCCATCCTGACGCGGGCAAGTCGACGCTCACCGAGGCACTCGCCCTGCACGCCAGGATGATCTCCGAGGCGGGCGCGATCCACGGCAAGGCCGGACGCAAGTCCACGGTCTCGGACTGGATGGAGATGGAGAAGGCGCGCGGCATCTCGGTCAGCTCGACGGCGCTGCAGTTCAACTATCGCGCCGCGGGCTCCGACGTCGACAGCGTGATCAACCTGGTCGACACCCCCGGCCACTCCGATTTCTCCGAGGACACCTACCGGGTGCTCACCGCCGTCGACGCCGCGGTGATGCTGATCGACGCCGCCAAGGGCCTGGAGCCGCAGACGCTGAAGCTGTTCCAGGTCTGCCGCCACCGCGGCATACCGGTGATCACGGTGATCAACAAGTGGGACCGTCCCGGACAGGCGCCGCTGGAACTGCTCGACGAGATCAACGAGCGGATCGGCCTCACCCCGACCCCGCTGTTCCTCCCGGTCGGCATCGCGGGCGACTTCCGCGGCCTGTTGCGCCGCGGTCCCGACGGGTCACCCCTCGAATACATCCACTTCACCCGCACCGCCGGCGGTGCGACCATCGCACCGGAGGAGTCGCTGACCCCGGAGTCCGCGGAGGCGCGTGAGGGCGAGCCGTGGACCACCGCCGTCGAGGAGAGCGAGCTGCTCTCCGCCATCGGGCAGGACCACGACCAGGAGCTGTTCCTCGCCGGACAGACCTCGCCGGTGATCTACGCCTCCGCGATGCTGAACTTCGGCGTGCGGCAGTTGCTGGAGACCCTGGTCGCGCTGGCGCCTGCGCCGGGCCCGCGCCGGGATGTCGGCGGCAACCCGCGCGACACCTCCGACCCGTTCAGCGCGGTCGTGTTCAAGGTGCAGGCGGGTATGGACGCCGCGCACCGCGACCGACTCGCCTTCATGCGGATCGTGTCCGGTGAGTTCGAGCGCGGCATGGTGGTCACCCACGCGCAGACCGGACGGCCGTTCGCGACCAAGTACGCGCTGACCGTGTTCGGCCGCGAGCGCGCCACCGTCGACACCGCCTACCCCGGCGACGTGGTCGGCCTGGTGAACGCGACGGCGCTGGCACCGGGCCACACCCTGTTCGTGGACAAGAAGGTGGAGTTCCCGCCGATCCCGTCCTTCGCGCCGGAGCATTTCGCGGTGTTGCGCGCGCAGAGCGCGGGCAAGTACAAGCAGTTCCGCAAGGCCATCGATCAACTCGACTCCGAGGGTGTCGTCCAAGTGCTACGCAACGATCTCCGCGGTGACGCCTCTCCGGTTCTCGCGGCCGTCGGCCCGATGCAGTTCGAGGTGGTCACCGCGCGCATGCTCGCGGAGTTCACTGTCGAGACCACGATGGAGCATCTCGGCTACTCGCTGGCTCGGCGTACCGACGCCGCCTCGGCGGAGGATCTCGGGCGTCAGCGCGGGGTCGAGGTGTTCACCCGCAGCGACGGCGCGCTGCTCGCGCTGTTCAGCGACAAGTGGCGGCTGCAATACATCGAGAAGGAACATCCGACGCTGACATTGGAACCGCTGGTCGCCACCGCGGACTGA
- the rsmA gene encoding 16S rRNA (adenine(1518)-N(6)/adenine(1519)-N(6))-dimethyltransferase RsmA, which yields MSESEIAARGSAALLGPAEVRALAERLGVRPTKQLGQNFVHDANTVRRIVAAARVGRADVVLEVGPGLGSLTLALLDVVDSVVAVEIDPVLARHLPVTVADRAPQLAERLSVVEADALRVAAADLPVAPTALVANLPYNVAVPVLLHLLAELPSIAVALVMVQAEVADRLAAEPGNRTYGVPSVKAGFFGTVRRAGAVGTQVFWPVPRVDSGLVRIERYAEPPWPTDADHRRRVFEVVDAAFAQRRKTLRAALATWAGSPAEAERRLLAAGIAPTARGETLDTAAFVRLAAQT from the coding sequence GTGTCCGAATCTGAAATTGCCGCTCGTGGAAGTGCCGCGTTACTCGGGCCCGCCGAGGTGCGGGCGCTGGCTGAGCGGCTCGGGGTGCGGCCGACCAAGCAGCTCGGACAGAACTTCGTGCACGACGCGAACACGGTGCGGCGGATCGTCGCGGCCGCGAGGGTGGGCCGAGCGGACGTGGTACTCGAGGTCGGGCCCGGCCTCGGCTCGCTGACCCTCGCGCTGCTGGACGTGGTGGATTCGGTGGTCGCGGTCGAGATCGATCCCGTGCTCGCGCGGCATCTGCCGGTAACCGTCGCGGACCGGGCGCCGCAGCTGGCCGAGCGGCTGTCGGTGGTCGAGGCGGACGCGTTGCGGGTCGCCGCCGCCGATCTGCCCGTCGCGCCGACCGCACTCGTCGCCAACCTGCCCTACAACGTCGCGGTGCCGGTACTGCTGCATCTGCTTGCCGAATTGCCCAGCATCGCAGTCGCTTTGGTGATGGTGCAGGCCGAGGTGGCCGATCGGCTCGCCGCCGAGCCCGGCAACCGGACCTACGGCGTGCCCAGCGTCAAAGCGGGTTTCTTCGGCACGGTCCGGCGTGCGGGCGCGGTCGGTACCCAGGTGTTCTGGCCGGTCCCGCGCGTCGACTCGGGTCTGGTCCGGATCGAGCGCTACGCCGAGCCGCCTTGGCCGACGGACGCCGACCACCGCCGCCGGGTCTTCGAGGTCGTCGACGCCGCCTTCGCGCAGCGTCGCAAGACCCTTCGCGCCGCACTCGCCACCTGGGCGGGCTCACCAGCCGAAGCCGAACGCCGTCTGCTCGCGGCCGGCATCGCCCCCACCGCCCGCGGCGAAACATTGGACACCGCGGCCTTCGTTCGCCTCGCGGCCCAGACGTAG
- a CDS encoding 4-(cytidine 5'-diphospho)-2-C-methyl-D-erythritol kinase yields MLSVVPSPVSVRAPSKVNLHLGVGDLRADGYHDLTTVFQALSLSDDLRIAPSASLAVRVTGEGAADVPTDRKNLVWKAAVRLAHIGGRAPLVEIAIAKGIPVAGGMAGGSADAAAALVGLNELWDLGLSRDELVALAAELGSDVPFALHGGTALGTGRGERLLPVLSRNTFHWVLALAKGGLPTPAVFTELDRLRELGEPPRLGEPQQLMQALASGDPKQLAPLLGNDLQAAALSLKPELRRTLRAGLSAGALAGLVSGSGPTCAFLCESEESSVSVAAELAGAGVCRSVRTASGPVPGARILGDGPSGKH; encoded by the coding sequence GTGCTGTCAGTAGTGCCGAGTCCCGTCTCCGTGCGCGCGCCGTCGAAGGTGAACCTCCATCTCGGAGTCGGCGACCTACGTGCCGATGGCTATCACGACCTGACCACGGTGTTCCAGGCGCTGTCCCTCAGCGATGATCTGCGGATCGCTCCGTCGGCTTCGCTGGCCGTGCGGGTCACGGGTGAAGGCGCCGCGGACGTGCCGACCGACCGTAAGAACCTGGTGTGGAAGGCGGCCGTCCGGCTCGCGCACATCGGCGGCCGGGCCCCGCTGGTGGAAATCGCCATCGCCAAAGGCATTCCGGTGGCGGGCGGCATGGCGGGCGGCAGCGCAGACGCCGCCGCCGCGCTGGTCGGGCTGAACGAGCTGTGGGATCTCGGCCTGTCCAGGGACGAGCTGGTCGCGCTGGCGGCCGAACTCGGCAGTGACGTGCCGTTCGCGTTGCACGGCGGTACCGCGCTGGGCACCGGCCGCGGCGAACGGCTGCTTCCCGTGCTCTCGCGCAACACGTTTCACTGGGTGCTCGCCCTCGCCAAGGGTGGCCTGCCGACCCCGGCCGTGTTCACCGAGCTCGACCGCTTGCGTGAGCTCGGTGAACCGCCCCGGCTCGGCGAACCACAGCAGCTGATGCAGGCGCTGGCCTCCGGAGATCCGAAACAGCTCGCGCCCCTGCTCGGTAATGATTTGCAGGCGGCGGCGCTGTCGCTGAAGCCGGAACTGCGCCGCACCCTGCGCGCTGGTCTGTCCGCGGGCGCGCTGGCCGGACTAGTGTCCGGCTCCGGGCCCACCTGCGCGTTCCTCTGCGAGAGCGAGGAATCCTCGGTGTCGGTGGCGGCCGAACTCGCGGGCGCGGGCGTGTGCCGCAGTGTCCGGACGGCCAGCGGCCCGGTACCGGGTGCGCGCATTCTCGGCGACGGGCCGTCGGGGAAGCACTGA
- a CDS encoding nuclear transport factor 2 family protein, translating to MDDVAAISRLKYRYLRSLDTKSWDEFVDTMVPEATATYSEYLQFESRDAFLAFMRNTLGPHVITEHRCDHPEIDVDGDSATGTWYLADTVLIPSHNMLLRGAAFYSDRYVRCDDGCWRISHTGYERTYEVVLSLSDLPSLRLTSSRWGLIARDDGIAAVQREPGAVPQPPEPEAE from the coding sequence ATGGATGATGTCGCCGCGATCAGTCGGCTGAAGTATCGCTATCTGCGCAGCCTCGACACCAAATCGTGGGACGAGTTCGTGGACACCATGGTTCCCGAGGCCACCGCCACCTACAGCGAATATCTCCAGTTCGAATCACGTGACGCGTTTCTCGCGTTCATGCGCAACACCCTCGGCCCGCATGTGATCACCGAACACCGATGCGACCATCCCGAGATCGACGTCGACGGCGACTCGGCGACCGGCACCTGGTACCTCGCCGACACCGTCCTGATTCCCAGCCACAACATGCTGCTGCGCGGCGCGGCCTTCTATTCCGACCGTTACGTCCGCTGCGACGACGGCTGCTGGCGGATTTCGCACACCGGTTACGAGCGCACCTACGAGGTGGTGCTCTCGCTGAGCGACCTGCCGAGCCTGCGGCTGACCTCCAGCAGGTGGGGCCTGATCGCGCGGGATGACGGCATCGCCGCGGTCCAGCGCGAGCCGGGAGCCGTGCCGCAGCCACCCGAGCCCGAAGCCGAGTGA
- a CDS encoding LLM class flavin-dependent oxidoreductase: protein MHVGLGLPISDPAALLDWARRADAGPFRTLGLLDRLVYDNPEPLVALAMVAGATSRVHVQTEVLLAPLRDPALLAKQAATLDRMSGGRLVLGLGVGGRADDHLASGTDLRTRGRRMDEQLAIMRRLWAGEPYSAECGPIGPAPLRPEGPEILFGGFQPAALDRVGRWGGGFLAAAAPSWAGSLFDAVRRSWKDNGRAGEPRIVAQINVALGPEEVSDDARAAMGAYYEFSGRADVMLAGMLTTPTEIRTALAEFDGLGADEVMFYCYGRDADQVDRLADVVS, encoded by the coding sequence ATGCACGTCGGCCTCGGCCTGCCCATTTCCGATCCCGCCGCCCTGCTCGACTGGGCCCGGCGAGCCGACGCGGGCCCGTTCCGCACGCTCGGCCTGCTCGACCGGCTGGTCTACGACAACCCCGAACCGCTCGTCGCACTGGCCATGGTCGCCGGTGCGACCAGCCGCGTCCACGTACAGACCGAAGTGCTGCTCGCGCCGCTGCGCGATCCGGCGTTACTCGCGAAACAGGCTGCGACACTTGATCGCATGTCCGGCGGACGCCTGGTGCTCGGCCTCGGCGTCGGCGGTCGCGCGGACGACCACCTCGCCTCCGGCACCGACCTGCGCACCCGCGGTCGCCGCATGGACGAACAGCTCGCGATCATGCGCCGCCTGTGGGCGGGTGAGCCCTACAGCGCCGAGTGCGGGCCGATCGGCCCCGCGCCGCTGCGACCCGAAGGCCCGGAGATCCTGTTCGGCGGGTTTCAGCCCGCCGCGCTCGACCGCGTCGGCCGTTGGGGCGGTGGGTTCCTCGCCGCCGCGGCGCCCTCCTGGGCGGGCAGCCTGTTCGATGCGGTGCGCCGCTCGTGGAAGGACAACGGCAGGGCCGGTGAGCCGCGTATCGTCGCCCAGATCAATGTCGCGCTCGGCCCGGAGGAGGTCAGCGATGACGCCCGCGCCGCGATGGGCGCCTACTACGAGTTCAGCGGCCGAGCCGATGTCATGCTCGCCGGGATGCTCACCACGCCGACGGAAATCCGCACGGCCCTCGCCGAATTCGACGGTCTCGGCGCCGACGAGGTGATGTTCTACTGCTACGGGCGCGATGCCGATCAGGTCGATCGTCTGGCCGACGTCGTCTCCTGA